The Fusarium oxysporum f. sp. lycopersici 4287 chromosome 6, whole genome shotgun sequence DNA segment ATCTAACATAATGAGCCTGGAACCAGGCTCATCTTCTGGTTGCGCTTGGGGAGATAGACCTCTCTGAGCCACTCGACTGCGATATGGTTGTCCGTCCAGCCGTTGTTAGAAGTGATGTAATACCAGTCGGCTaccttcttgaactcatTGATAAACCGGTGTCGCTGAagttctttgcctttgaaCATAATACATTGTTTCAGAAACGGCCATCTGCAGTCACGGCTTCGATAAAGCTAGTCCAAGCACGGGACTGAAAGCCAGTGAGGACagccttcctcttcagatCACTGCTCTAATAACCAAGGAATCCAAACCTATATTCGCAATGTATTAGTGAGTttttgttgtttatattgcgcagtagtgctgggtgaaaatgTATTTTTGTAAAACTTGATTGTTTCTTATTGAGCTGAGAGTTATTCTCGGGTTTATGTATCTAGATAATTGtatctaggactttaaactttaaatctaggactttcagactaacagtctgaatcctgaagggaagggggattcccggattttccaacagtTTTAGAACaaaaactataaatactCACCAAATATGTTCCTACTCCTTTGGAGTCCGGTGTGCCTGTGGATCTCTTGATCGGTACATTATCCTGACTGCCCGTCATGAGGGTCAGGTGTCGACCATGTAGTTCATCCGGCAAGCATCTCGGCGCTATCGCTGTTGTTTCCAGGTCTCCCGTGTGTATGTTCTGGTCAATCAATAAAGTGTTACCAAGCAGACACATGCTCTCCTAGCTTCGCACGGAATGCCTAGAATAAATAACTACCTGGACAAGATTCGAGCAGCAGAATCGGAGATGAGTAACTGTGGGCAAACAGTCGAAATGATGGGACACTTTCTATTTCGGTGTACGCAATGTGACGCGCAGCAAGATGGCATGCGACGACTAGGACAGAAAATAATGGGAAACCTCTCGTACTTTGTGGGGGAAAGGCAGCATCAGATGGCCTTAGATGGGCACCTTGACTTACACCCTGGACACGAAGAGACTCGATGCAAACCAAAATGGATGACTCACTTTCCAACCATATTTCGAGGCCAAATCTGACGATACCACCACCAAAGGGCCTCAATTTAGCAGACCAAGCTCTAGTTGCTGAGGATAGGAACCCTTGGAGAAACTGGCCTTCGAGCAGGCCTGTCACAAGGTCAAGTGTGACGAGACTAAACTAGCAGTGAGGAGCCTGGGACTTCCCGGGAGACGCGAGCAGAAATGCTTAGAACTAGGAATAGCCTAGCGTACTTGGCCCTACGAGTTTAGTCCTCCCAGGTGGAATAAATTTCATTCATTCGTTCATTCTCACGTCATATTGACACCATTTCATCAATTCGATTCAGGTTACGGGCTAGAAGCGCCGTAATTCACTTCTCATGAAAATTGGCTTGAACTTGAATTGACCGCCGCACTGGGTGCATCACACCACCGGCACGAGAACACAGAGGTACCATATTGCCGGGACTTTGAGTTCCCTACCGTTACATAATGGTCTGGACCCGATATCAACGATTGAATTTTTAACCTTACAATCGAGCACATCACGACAGATAGCATCGTGGATCGACTCAGATAACTAACGACAACGATTTCGACGACCTCCTTAGCTGCCATTTAACAAAAATTGTTATAGAGACCCGGTCTGTATTCCGTACCAATTTCACTCGCTCAGTGTCAGACAATTGGCTCTACGAGGATCTGAGATGGCATCAGGAAATTAATGAGGATTATCTGAGGAACAAAATCTTAATGACAGGATGCACTGAGTCGTGCAGCTCTTTATACATAAATCAAAGCGTTGTCTGTTCTAGGCAGTAGCAGCTGCCACCCTGAGGTCATGGCCCGCAGCCATCACCGGCCCCGCACATGGCAGCGACTGTATATTGACCAACAGAAACCTCTCATCTCTATTCTCTATCCTCTCCTTCATTTTTCCCTATCATTTACCCTCCTCGTCTCCATTTCCTCTCCAGGGCCTTCCCTTGGCTAACCAAATCCTACCTTACAACCCGATGGGAATAACGACGTGCGATAAAATCGTCTTCAGTAGCCTCCAAAAGCCGATCCTCTCATAGTGTAATACAGCTCGCAATCTCATTCATACACTTATACCCCCAGATCTCAACACTCTCGCCCAAAGCCCACAGCATGGATAATTACCAGAAGTTGGAGAAAATTGGCCAAGGTACGTCTGACCCTCGCTCTGGGGCCCTGGCCACATTTATGCAGCCATGGTATTTTTTAGTATATTCCTATTTAATTGCCGGACTAATTAAATCTACCAGGTGCCTGCGGTGCCATTTACAAGGCCCGTGACCTTGCCAATGGGGAACGAATTGTAGCATTGAAAAAAATCCGTCTCGAAGCCGAGGATGAGGGTGTACCGAGCACTTCCATCCGGGAGATTTCTCTCCTCAAGGAACTGCAGCACCCTAACATCTTGCGTCTTCTGAACATCGTTCACGCTGATTACCACAATCTTTACCTCGTTTTCGAATTCCTTGATATCGACCTGAAAAGGTACATGGAGACCTTACCGGTCAGTGACGGTGGACGAGGCAAGGTGCTTCCGGAGGGGTCATCGGCATACCTCATGCAATTAGGCATGAACGACACGGTGGTCAGAAAATTCATGTACCAGCTTTGTGCTGGCGTTAATTACTGCCACTCCCACCGTATCTTGCACCGAGATCTGAAGCCCGCTAATCTCCTCATCGACAAGGAAGGAAATCTCAAGTTAGCCGATTTTGGGTTGGCACGAGCGTTTGGTGTGCCTCTGCGCCCATACACTCATGATGTCGTGACGCTCTGGTACCGAGCACCTGAACTTCTACTGGGCGCAAAACAATACTCGACGGGTGTTGATATGTGGTCTGTCGGCTGTATCTTTGCAGAGATGTGCGTTCGAAAGCCGCTATTTCCTGGTGACTCTGAGATTGATAAGATCTTTAAAATCTTCCGGTAAGTTTATCGCCCTTGCATATGCTGTGGGTGAGAAGTCTGACGTTGATCCCCTAGCACATTGGGTACTCCTACGGAAGACGTTTGGCCTGGAGTTACCTCGTACCGTGATTTCAAGTCCTCGTTTCCTAAGTGGCAACGTAACTACGATCAGGCTCTCTGCAATAACCTCAACAAAGCAGGGCTCGAACTTCTCGATATGACGCTGATCTACAATCCGGCTGGACGCATTTCGGCCAAACAGGCCTGCAACCACCCTTACTTTGAAGGCTTTGTTGCGTAGTCAGGCCAGCTGAAAATTTACTACAAGTAGGGGAACTGCCACATATTACCACTAGGTTCATGCGACTGGATATGAAACGTGGACCATACTTTGGGGTTGTGAATCTGATTCCACATACTTCTCGCCTGATTCTATTCTATGCAACTCTCGCTTGACTCTACTGTGTTCACGGGCGACCATCGAGTTGATCGAAAGAGAAAGAGGCCGTCTTCTAAGAAGTCAGAGGCCAAGCCGATACAGCGCTTTTTTTTGGTGACGAAGCTGTTAAGGTAATAAAATCCCCGACAGTTGCTGCCGCTTATAACGACGAAATGAACCATGTTGATCGAGGTGGCCAGTTGAGGTCATATTATGCCTATGATCATTCCCTCCGCTGCGGCCCTTGGCAGGCACATTGTTggaccttcttcttgatgtgGCCCTTATCAATAGCTATATTGCTTAACTACACAGGCCCCAGCCAAACGGGAAGGGGTATATGATTCATGGGAAGAGGCGAGAGTGCATTTACAACGCCTGATTCAACATATATCAAGAAAGTCAGTCAAGGAAGAGGTATCGCGAAGGGGGCGAATCCGACCCTAAAATATAGCAAAAAGAGCCCCTTGTCTGCCGGCACATGAGGTTGGACTACTTTGCATGTCAGGGCCTTCGACAAGGCCAAGTGAGGTCAAAAAGCCAAAAAGAGGGCCCCTTGGGGAGAGTGACGGCAATGGAAGAAGGGGACAGACTGATTATTGGTGTAGCGTGTGCATGGTTCCTCTTTGTAGCTACGGGAATTGCTAGTACTCCTATCATAAATAGAAGTTAGGTAGGCAGTAAAGTACCTCTCGTTTGAGGCATTTTAATTCGACCGACCCCGCTGTCAGTACCAGAATTGAGGCTTTGATGATGGTACGTCAACGTCACCCTTTCTAACTTCTTGTGGCATCTCACGTGTCTGGCTGGAGTATATGTTAGGAAAGTTCAATTACTATTGGACAATACTGACTGCAATGACGTATTCATGATTTGAGCCGCCTGCGGTGTGGTGATTTCACATGTTACTTTTGAGACAACTTCCTTGTCGTATCATGATTTTGAAAACTATGATGGTACAATTTAGGTCCTCTGAGGCATAGGAAGAGCGATATGCTCGGAGTCATTGGTTTTTCTCACATGTCACTCCCCGCACTGGCACCAGTGTCACCATATCTTGGATGACCCATGAACCCACGGCCATATTCGTCATAAACAAAAGTCAACATTGAATCACCAATCACACCTTCAACATGTAACACAAATCCCTCCTCCCCCATCATAACCTAATCTACTAAACCTCCACCTGTCAGGATGCTTTTATCTAcgccagcttcttgctgTGTTGTCCAGCGGAAAATCACGCATTGCAATCGTTCGCCTCATATATCATACCACACGTAAAATACAGCTCTTCGACATCTATTTCTCCCAGATTACATACGAAAAGGACGCCCCAAGCGCGGGCTCTCAACCAGTCTCCAACCAGTTTCCTGCTGTTTCTGCTTGCATTCCGTCGACACCTGACCCCCGCTCGCACGCAGACACATGGAGGCAAGATCAGAAGCCATAAGTGCCCCGGTAATGCCACTACGATCGCGTAATCCAACCCAACAATATCGTGGTGTGACGTCCATTTGTTCGGTCACTCCAAGAGATTCAACTTTACATAACTCCAAAGATAATAGTATCTTCCAATCATTTGGCAAGGATTTCAAGACTTCCAAAGGCTTGCAAGAATGCGCCAGGCGGATTTTGCGATTGAATACCCTGCCATCACAAGCCACTTCGAAAAAGAAGCCCCAGGGCGACCCTCAACATGGGCATCCCAATTGTACTGCAAACGGAAGGGCCACAATGAATCAACAACACACTGGAGGACTGAACTGCGCTTCCTCTGCGACAACGCCCAGTTACACGGCGATTGTTACAACCGATGGAGGCCACGTCCAAAGAGGGGGAGAAAGGATACAGCAACAGTCACGTCCGGCTCTGCATGTATTCGGTCATCGTCGTAGTGCCGAAAAGCAGCCTTCGTTCAAGACTGTTCATTTTGGCCCCGATTTGGAGCATGTACGCTACTTTTCAAACACCGACAAACCACTGACAATCGACACTAGTTCATCATTTGTGAGCATAGATCCACTCTTGGATGAAAGGATAATCAACCAGCAAGTAGCCCCGTCGCCTCAATGGGAAATCTTTACATCTAACTTCCCCGATGAGGATTCGACCCGAAAGTCGATGGATGTCAGAGTCCAAAGAGTCTATTTTTCTAGCCGTCGCATGACTCTCTATGTCCTTATCGTGGCAGCCAGCTTGGACTTTGAAAATTCAATCATTTGTCGTTTTACGCGAGATTATTGGAAGACGGTCTCCGAAACCTCAGCGCAGTATTATCGTGCGCCAATCTCTAGGAGTGGGCAAAATTACTACAAATTTGTTGTTGGCATTAGGCTATTTGATGCGGATGAGCTTGACTCGAGccctttgttcttttgtGTGCGATATATCGTCAATGGTCAGGAAAATTGGGATGATAACTCAGGCGTCAACTTCGAGGTGGATTTCAGAAGAAAGCTTGACTAGAAAGCAATATCATTTCAAGTATAATCAAAGCACTAGAGCGCACGCCATGTCCCGCAGTGGATTCCATCAGGGACCCTAACGAGCTGTTTCCAGGGGTCCGAAGTCACGCTCGAGGCACTCCTTATGTCAGATCATTATCATATGTCGCTGAGTTCTCTGTGAGTAACAAGATATAATGGCTGATGGTGCTAGTTTTTGATACAGCTATCAAAACTGCTTGTCAGACGGGTATGCTGGGGTTACTGAACAATATTACCACTGCCTACTGTATTATCTGGGGTTTTGCTAGTTTGATATCAGCATTGTGGAGCCATGAGCTTTGGAAACAGGCTAATGCTTTGACCGAGGGGTTTTGGTAATCTATCAAGTCACCCGATGGAGTCGACGTTAAAGCTGACTTCGGTGAAGAGAGAGCTGATTAAGGGGAACACTGTGAGCACAACACCTTGAGCGATTGAAAGcattgtcatgatgaagtcTGGCGATTCTGAAGCTGGTGAtatggatgaagaagaaaaagaagacgaagaggacgaaagGTTTAAGCATGACGAAAATGAGGGCCAGAATGGGGAGGGTAGCGCGATGGGAGAATCGGACGAAGAAACACCACCACTGATCAGCGCTGCCCacaaatcaaacaaatcaaatCCGGGATCATATTTAAGATATTTGACAGCCTCCGGTACTGGATGTGTTGTTTGAAATACTTGATCAAATATTTCAAACATTTCAAATCTCAACATCTGTGCTCTCCATACTACTATTTCCAATCTCCCACTGGAGTTCATCCCTCCCACCCGCTGTCGCCCCTAGCTTCACCACGCCATGCCTAACCCAGTTCTTGAGGCATTGTAACTTCTCCAATGTTTCCGTCGCCATTGAGAGCCTCTGCGACGTCAACGTCAGCTTGGCCAGGCTGAATGACCTCTCACAATCAGTCGCCATCGCCGGTATCGCAAGTATATCGAGAGCCAGCTGGCTGACCATGGGAAACTGCCCCCGCCGACCCATCCACCATTCAATTGGATCCTCAGTTTCTTGTGGCTCTAGCCGCAGATATCGCTCCAGCTCGCTACTCCATCGCCGTAGTCTTCGCTGTCCTGCTTTTAGCCCATTGCCTAAACACACTAGCTTCAGATGTCTTTCGTGGTACAATTGGGAATGCCGCTCTCTCCACAATCGCCTTCTGCTACTCATCCACCGGCCGACTGCAGCGGTACCAGCGGTCGAGGTAGTCAGACAGTCCAATCTTGGGCATCCTTCACCCACACAAGCTGCTCCTCTGACGCCCAGTTCACCTCCAGATAGCTCATGCCGAGTGACGGGTTGAGGATAATGGATGCGGCGAACAACGGTGTCTCTCCAAGCTTAGTGTAGCACTCATTAAGTTTCTGCCAGGCGGTTATGATGGACAGTCTCAGATAGCGTCAGTGATCCTTCCCCATGTCATCGATTCCCGATGATCCTGATGACTTGCCTGGTCCATCATCGCATTGTCCCGACCCACGACCTGGCAAGGAGCTTTCCATTGACTTTCGTGGATGCATATCCATCTCGCAATCTCTAAACCTAGCAGGAAGCTGCCGATTTCGATCCGGTCGCCCT contains these protein-coding regions:
- a CDS encoding CMGC/CDK/CDC2 protein kinase, with translation MDNYQKLEKIGQGACGAIYKARDLANGERIVALKKIRLEAEDEGVPSTSIREISLLKELQHPNILRLLNIVHADYHNLYLVFEFLDIDLKRYMETLPVSDGGRGKVLPEGSSAYLMQLGMNDTVVRKFMYQLCAGVNYCHSHRILHRDLKPANLLIDKEGNLKLADFGLARAFGVPLRPYTHDVVTLWYRAPELLLGAKQYSTGVDMWSVGCIFAEMCVRKPLFPGDSEIDKIFKIFRTLGTPTEDVWPGVTSYRDFKSSFPKWQRNYDQALCNNLNKAGLELLDMTLIYNPAGRISAKQACNHPYFEGFVA